Proteins encoded together in one Miscanthus floridulus cultivar M001 chromosome 16, ASM1932011v1, whole genome shotgun sequence window:
- the LOC136513610 gene encoding uncharacterized protein, with the protein MARLGHKITAVALLPLLILLPLTTLSSMASATRRSPAALSGEGFAVLRQVPTGPSNETSDPPPPPSQVAESPVIDFPVLREVPTGPSNETSDPPPPPSQVAESPVVDFPVLRKVPTGPSNETSDPPPPPSQVAERPVVDLPVLRKVPTGPSNVTSDPPPPPSVATSAWFPELQGRF; encoded by the coding sequence ATGGCCCGGCTGGGGCACAAGATCACCGCAGTGGCGCTGCTGCCGCTGCTCATCCTCCTGCCGCTGACGACGCTCTCTTCCATGGCATCGGCCACACGCCGCTCGCCGGCAGCACTGAGCGGCGAGGGTTTTGCGGTGCTGAGGCAGGTCCCAACCGGACCAAGCAACGAGACCAGcgacccgccgccgccaccgtctcaAGTGGCTGAGAGCCCTGTCATCGACTTCCCGGTGCTGAGGGAGGTCCCAACTGGACCGAGCAACGAGACCAGcgacccgccgccgccaccgtctcaAGTGGCTGAGAGCCCTGTCGTCGACTTCCCGGTGCTGAGAAAGGTTCCTACTGGACCAAGCAACGAGACCAGCgacccaccaccaccgccgtctcAAGTGGCTGAGAGACCTGTGGTCGACTTGCCGGTGCTGAGGAAGGTTCCCACTGGACCAAGCAACGTGACAAGcgatccaccaccgccgccgtcagTCGCCACGAGCGCTTGGTTCCCAGAGCTGCAGGGGCGATTTTGA